The Sphingobacteriales bacterium genomic sequence CTACCAAACGCGGCTCAATTACCTCGGTGCAAGCCGTTTACGTGCCCGCAGACGACCTTACCGACCCCGCTCCGGCTACTACCTTCTCGCACTTAGATGCCACCACCGTACTAAGCCGTAAATTAGCCGCCTTAGGTATTTACCCCGCCGTTGACCCGCTCGACTCTACCTCGCGCATCTTAAGCCCCAAAATTTTAGGCGAAGAGCATTATAATACCGCGCAAAAAGTAAAAGCCATTTTGCAACGCTACAAAGAGCTGCAAGATATTATTGCCATTTTAGGTATGGACGAGCTAAGCGAAGAAGATAAAATGGTAGTACACCGCGCACGCAGGGTACAACGTTTCTTGTCGCAACCATTCCACGTGGCCGAACAATTTACCGGATTAAAAGGCGTGTTAGTGCCCATCGAAGAAACTATAAGGGGCTTTAACATGATTATGGACGGCGAAGTGGACGAATACCCCGAGGCAGCCTTTAACTTGGTAGGTACTATTGACGATGCCATTGCAAAAGGTAAGAAAATTTTGGCCGAAACAAAATAGTATATAATAGATACGAAAATGCACGTTGATTTTATAACTCCGGAAGAAAAACTATTTGAGGGCGATGCTACCAGCGTAATATTGCCCGGTGTTGGCGGCTATTTTGAAATTTTAGACCGTCACGCGCCCCTGATAGCTGCCTTAGGCAAAGGGCAAACCAAAATTACTACTGCACAAGGCACTAAAACATATACTATTACCGGCGGTTTTGCCGAGGTGCTAAACAATAAATTAGTAGTATTGGCCGAATCGGCTAAAAGCGGCGATGCTTAAATAGTTTCATTGCGCCTACTGCTATACTACACGCGATAGCCCATCTTATTAAATAAAGGAGGAGCAAATAAAACTGCTTTATTTAAGGTGGGCTGTCGCTTTTTTGTTTTACTTTTACTATCCCAAAGGCGTATCGTCCGGAAAAACAGTCGGATTTTTCAAAATTTTGCTGGCGGGTTATTACAACAATATCAGTAACGCCCAAGTTTTGCGCTTGTTTTGGGGCTACGACCTCTAAATAGCACTTGCTTTTAGTTTTGACTATTCGCCGAACACGTTATTTTTTTGAGTTTATTCAGAAAAAAATTGCTCCTTTGGGTAAAGTCCGGAATATTAAGATTTTTGGCAACCCAAATTTATTTATATTATAGAATACTTACAAACTATGCTTGACATCTACCGGCACGCGAACCCCCTTGTTTCTGTAATTATGGCCACGTATAACCGGGCTACTTATTTGAAAAGGAGTATTTCTTCTTTTATAGCTCAAAGTTTTAAAAATTGTGAACTGATTATAGTAGATGACGGAAGCGAAGATAATACTTTTGAAGTTGTAAGCGATTTTTTAAAAACACAGGAAAACATCCGCTATTTAAAACACAGTAACCGCAAATTATCCCTTTCTAAAAATGCCGGTATTAAAGCCGCCGCCGGAAGGTATATTGCCTTTTTAGACAGCGATGACGAATACAAACCCAACTATTTAGAAAAAAGGGTGGCTTTTATGGAAACCAACAAAACAGTAGATTTAATAGAAGGGGGGGCAATTATTATTGGAGACCCGTTTGTGAAGGATAAAAACGATTTGTCTAAAAAAATCCATCTGTCTGAATGCCATATCGGGACCACTTTTTTTGGCAAAAAAGAAGTGTTCCTTACATCGGGTGGTTTTGATAAAAATATTTTTTATAGCGAAGACAGCGCCTTTTGGGAAAAGGCCGAAAGCATGTTGTTTACCCTCAAAAAAATTAATGAGCCCGGCTACATCTATTATCGCGATACCCCCGGCAGCATTTGTAATACGGTTTAGTCGCTACTTAATATTAGCAACGGTTTTTCTTTGCTTTCAACTATTTTTCGAGCAGTTTGGTAACGCTTACCGTTTCGTTTACCCGGGCTTGAATTTCGGCAATGGGTATGCGTATTTGCTCAAGGCTATCGCGGTTGCGCAGGGTAACGGTGTCGTTTTCGAGGGTTTCAAAATCAACGGTTACACACCATGGCGTGCCTATGGCATCTTGCCGGCGGTAGCGGCGGCCAATAGTATCTTTTGCCTCAAATTGGCAGTCAAAATGCAGACGCAGCTTTTTAAATATTTCTTCGCCTTTTTCGGGCAGACCTTTTTGGTTTAGCAGGGGCAAAACAGCTAATTTAACGGGTGCCAGTGCAGGAGGCAATTTTAGTACGGTGCGCGTAGCAACTCCGCCTTCGGCATCGGGTACTTCTTCTTCGGCAATAGCGTTGCTAAGGGTGGCCAAAAACATCCGGTCAAGGCCTACAGAAGTTTCAACTACATAAGGCACATAATTTTCGTTTAGCTCGTGGTCAAAATACTGTAGTTTTCTTCCGGATAATTTTTGATGCTCGCTAAGGTCAAAATCGGTACGCGAATGAATGCCTTCTAACTCTTTAAAACCGAACGGAAATTCAAACTCAATATCAACGGCGGCGTTGGCGTAGTGGGCAAGTTTGTCGTGGTCGTGAAAGCGCAATTTATTTTCCGGATGTAGGGCTTGGTGCCAGCGCATCCGGGTTTGTTTCCAATAATTATACCACTCCATCTCGGTTCCGGGTTTTACAAAAAACTGCATTTCCATTTGTTCAAACTCACGCATTCTAAAAATAAACTGCCTTGCTACAATTTCATTTCTAAAAGCTTTACCTACCTGGGCAATACCAAACGGCAATTTTTTGCGGGTAGTTTTTTGCACGTTTAAAAAGTTTACAAATATGCCCTGTGCAGTTTCGGGGCGCAGGTAAACCTGGCTGTTTTCGGCATCGGCGGCTAAGGCACCAAATTGCATTGAAAACATTAAATTAAACTGCCGCACGTCTGTCCAGTTGCGCGAGCCGCTTTCGGGGTCGGCAATTTCGCAGTCAATAATAATATTCCGAAGTTCGTTTAAGTCGTTGGCTGCCAATGCCTGCAGGTAGCGGGTGTTAATGGTATTAAACTTTTCGGCGCTGCGCAGCACGTTGGGGTTAGTAGCTAAAAACTGCTCTTCGTTAAAGGTTTCGCCAAATTTTTTTTTGCCTTTTTCTACTTCTTTGGCAATTTTATTTTGAATGCTTTGCAAAAAATCTTCAATCAGGTTGTCGGCGCGGTAACGTTTCTTCGAGTCGCGGTTGTCAATCATTGGGTCGTTAAATGCGTCCACGTGCCCCGATGCTTTCCATACTTTGGGGTGCATAAAAATGGCAGCATCAATACCTACAATATCGTCTTGCAGTTGGGTCATAGCCCGCCACCAATAATCGCGAATATTAAATTTTAGTTGAGCGCCAAAGGGGCCATAATCATAAGAGGCATTCAGGCCGTCATAAATTTCGCTCGATGGGAAAATAAACCCATACTCTTTGCTGTGCGATACAATGAGTTTAAAAAGTTCGTCTCCGGATTTTTGTATAGTCATAACGGCACAAAGATAGGCATTTTAACTATAATAAACGGCAAAAAGGAGGCTTTGCGGCCTCCTTTTGTATTGGTTTGTGTTTATTTATAAGCTGAAAGCAGCAGATTAACGTCCGCCAAAAATTTTGAAGGCCATGCCGGCAATATCGTCCATAACGGTTCCGTCTTGGTCGCTGTCTAATACTGACGACAAAATGCTTGTTAAACCATCGGGGGCATTTTGTGTTTGCTCGGCTTGGGTATTTTGTATTAAACCTGCCATTTGTTGGCTATCAAGGCCGTTTTGATTTTGAACTTTACCCAAAACACCCATTACTAAGGGGGCAATAGTTTGCAAAAAGCCAATAGCCTTCGACAAATCCATTTTAGATAACATGCTGATAATATTCGCCAAATTTCCGGAATTGCCGCCCAATAAATGGCCTAATATACCCGCCCCATCGTTGCGGCGTTGTAATTGTATATCTTCTTGCGGTTGTTGGGCTTGCTCTTGGCCGCCACCGCCTAAAATAAATCCGGCAAGGTCGCTTAAAATACTGCCGTCGTGGTCGCGCGACAAGGCGTTATGCAACGAGTTAGCACCGTCTTCGGTAGCAGTGTTTTTGGCGAATGCACCCATTAAAACAGGTATGGCTACCTGCAGAGCCTGCTGCGTTTGGCTTTCGTCTAAGCCAAATTGTTGTCCTAATGTTTTGGCCGTATCACCGCCAAGTTGCTGCAAAAGTAAATCGGTTAAATTCATGGTTAATTTTTAAATTGTTTTATTTTTTATGTAAATATTTTAAAAGCAATCATCTTGCCTAAAGGTGTAATTTTTAACGGTTCCTCTAGGAAGTAAGGCAACGGGTTTTTTAGTTTTGTCGTTTAAATACCCAAACATTAGCTTTTATTAACAATAACAAAACCAATTTTGCGTTTTTATTTAAAAAATGTTTTAAAAAATAGTAATTTTGCCTTTTGCATTTACTATCATGCAATTCCATTTAATTTGACGAGGAAAAAATTAAATGTAACGTCCAAATCGCCTAAATAGTTAGTCAGTGTGTTGTTTAAAACAAAAAAATCTGCTTTTTGTTCCGGACTTTAAACCGATTATACAAGCTATTTCACATGCAGCTAATAAGTTTGTGCTATGCTCATCATCTAAACAATAGAAACATTGTAAACTAAACATATTAAGTGCATATCTTATGCTAAAACTTTTACACCTAAAAACAAGGCTGCGCTATGCCTTGTTGCTAACAACATTGCTATTGGCAACGGGGATATTGCAAAATGCCTTTGCCACCCACGTAATTGGTGGGTACATCCGGTACACCCGCGTTGGGGCCGATAAATACGATATAAATTTAGAAATATATCGCGACTGCAATAGTGGCACTCAAATTGGTAGCTCTATTGTATCTATTTTTGATGACAATGGCATTAATGTAGGCAATATTTCAACAACGATTGACTCGGTTGTAACCCCAACCTGGGACGAATTATTAGATGGTGCATGTGCTGAGCAAGCACCCAATCCGCAGCCTTGTCTTGAAGTTCGGTATTACTCGCGCAAAAACTATACCATTAACGATGCCAGCGTAGGTTATACCCTTATGTGGTCGGTATTTGCCCGAAGCGGCTCTGTTTTAAACATTCAAAACGCAGGTAACCTAAGTGGCACTTTAGTAGCCACTATGCCTGCCTATAATACTTATGGCGCAAACACCTCGCCCCAAACCAAAAAACCAATACCCCCCGTTTTTTGCGCCGATAGCCCCATTGTTTACGATTTGGGCACCATCGAACCAGATGGCGACTCGATAGTTTACTCACTTTGCACGCCTTACGGAACAACCGGTGGTGTTACCTCTGGGCCGCCACCCTATCCAAATGTTACCTGGAACGCACCTTATTCGACCACCGACCCTATTGGAGGTGTTCCTCCACTAAGTATTAACGCCGAAACCGGACAGTTAGTTTGTTACCCACCGCCTACCCTTGGGCAGTTTGTAATTGGCGTTTGTACCGAAGAGTACCGCGGCGGTGTGCTAATTTCAAATCGTATTCTCGATTTTCAAGTAATTATTGCCGACTGCTTAATTGTGGCCGCCGAAATTACCGATGATATAGGGGCAACAGTCCCTGACGATATTTCAATCTGTAAGGGCGATACC encodes the following:
- the atpC gene encoding ATP synthase F1 subunit epsilon; translation: MHVDFITPEEKLFEGDATSVILPGVGGYFEILDRHAPLIAALGKGQTKITTAQGTKTYTITGGFAEVLNNKLVVLAESAKSGDA
- a CDS encoding glycosyltransferase family 2 protein, giving the protein MLDIYRHANPLVSVIMATYNRATYLKRSISSFIAQSFKNCELIIVDDGSEDNTFEVVSDFLKTQENIRYLKHSNRKLSLSKNAGIKAAAGRYIAFLDSDDEYKPNYLEKRVAFMETNKTVDLIEGGAIIIGDPFVKDKNDLSKKIHLSECHIGTTFFGKKEVFLTSGGFDKNIFYSEDSAFWEKAESMLFTLKKINEPGYIYYRDTPGSICNTV
- a CDS encoding glycine--tRNA ligase, giving the protein MTIQKSGDELFKLIVSHSKEYGFIFPSSEIYDGLNASYDYGPFGAQLKFNIRDYWWRAMTQLQDDIVGIDAAIFMHPKVWKASGHVDAFNDPMIDNRDSKKRYRADNLIEDFLQSIQNKIAKEVEKGKKKFGETFNEEQFLATNPNVLRSAEKFNTINTRYLQALAANDLNELRNIIIDCEIADPESGSRNWTDVRQFNLMFSMQFGALAADAENSQVYLRPETAQGIFVNFLNVQKTTRKKLPFGIAQVGKAFRNEIVARQFIFRMREFEQMEMQFFVKPGTEMEWYNYWKQTRMRWHQALHPENKLRFHDHDKLAHYANAAVDIEFEFPFGFKELEGIHSRTDFDLSEHQKLSGRKLQYFDHELNENYVPYVVETSVGLDRMFLATLSNAIAEEEVPDAEGGVATRTVLKLPPALAPVKLAVLPLLNQKGLPEKGEEIFKKLRLHFDCQFEAKDTIGRRYRRQDAIGTPWCVTVDFETLENDTVTLRNRDSLEQIRIPIAEIQARVNETVSVTKLLEK
- a CDS encoding DUF937 domain-containing protein gives rise to the protein MNLTDLLLQQLGGDTAKTLGQQFGLDESQTQQALQVAIPVLMGAFAKNTATEDGANSLHNALSRDHDGSILSDLAGFILGGGGQEQAQQPQEDIQLQRRNDGAGILGHLLGGNSGNLANIISMLSKMDLSKAIGFLQTIAPLVMGVLGKVQNQNGLDSQQMAGLIQNTQAEQTQNAPDGLTSILSSVLDSDQDGTVMDDIAGMAFKIFGGR